The Maridesulfovibrio sp. genomic sequence TGCGCGGTGGACGCTGCGAGGCCTGCCGCGGTGACGGGCAGATCAGGGTGGAGATGCATTTCCTGCCCGATGTGTACGTGACTTGTGATGTCTGCAAGGGCAAACGTTACAACAGCCAGACTCTGGAAGTTGACTACAAGGGCAAGAATATCGCGGAAGTGCTGGATTTGACCGTGCGTCAGGCCAAGGCTTTCTTTGAGAACCATCCGACACTGAAGCGCAGGCTTGAGGTGCTGGAGCAGGTCGGTCTTGAGTACGTGCAGCTGGGCCAGCCGGCCACGACACTTTCCGGGGGAGAAGCGCAGCGGATCAAGATTTCCCGTGAACTTGGCAAGCGCAGCCTGCCCGGAACTTTATATATTCTTGATGAACCGACCACCGGACTGCACATGCACGAGGTGGGCAAGCTGATTAAAGTTCTGCAGCAATTGGTGGATAAGGGGGCCACGGTCATAGTCATTGAACATAACACAGACGTTATCCGTGCTTCTGATTATGTCTTTGATTTAGGGCCCGGAGGCGGGGAGTCCGGCGGAGAGATTGTGGCTCAGGGAACGCCTGAGGAAATTATCGCCAATCCTGATTCGGTGACCGGCAGTTTTTTGGTTTAAAAGTGAAAGGCCGGAAGTTGTATGACTTCCGGCCTTTTTTATTCGGTTATTTCAACGTATTCAATGTCCAGATGTTCAAGAAAATATCTGAGTCCGGCTGTGTGCTCCGGAACTTCAGACATATCCTCGTCCATTGCTTTGTCTTCAATAAGGGTTCCCAGTCTGGTTAGTTCATCCAGTCCGTATGATGAACCGGTTCCTTTCAGGCGGTGTCCCAGCAGCCGAATGGTTTCGAAATTTTTCTGGTCAACAGCTTCTTCAAGCTCAGCAAGTTCTTTTTGCCTTATTTCCAGATAGCGCGGCATTATGGCTTCAAGGTCTTCATCAACTTGAATTACAATACGATCTTTCATGTCAATATTCTCCGGGCTGAGAAGTTTCAGTTCTAACAGACGTCAGGGGCTTGGGGCTAATTTTACTTCTTCTTGGAATCTTTTTCCACTGCTTTTAATTCATTTTGCTTATCTTGCTTGAATTCAGTTTCCAGAAAATTTTTGGTCTCCGGCAACTGCAGGAAGAAATCGTTGTAAGAGCCTACCTTTGCTGCCATGTCGGTGAAAACGCAATCAAGGACATGGCCCCCGGCAGTGCGGTCCTTGGTGATGAAATGCCAGTGGAATCCGGGGACACCTACCCCCTTGAAATAAGACGGTGTTTTTATGCCGACCAGTGATCCTTCAATATCCTTGAATCTGAAGATGCTCTGTTTTTTTACCGCTTTCACCAGCGGCACGTAGGGCTTGGTCTGGGCCGGGATGCTGCGGGTCCGCATTTGGCTGAACTTCCCGTCGATGCGGATTACGTAAAAAATATTTTCGGAACCGATAGCGGACGAAATCTTGTTGTTGAGTTCAGCAAGCGATTTTGCGGAATCAACCTTGATGATTTTATCTGTTTTGAAAAAAGCCGCCGTAGCAAAAGGAGTGCGTTCGGTATCTTCTATTTTAACCGCTTTTCCTTTCGAGCTTATTTTGTAAACCTCGCCATCAATGAAGACCATTTCGCCGTCAAGACGGTTGAAGGTCCCGAGTCCGGTATTGCCGTATTTTTTAAGATTGCCGATCGTCAGTTCGCCGTTATAGTTTCCAGCCAGAAGCGAGTCGATGATCGAGTACTGGTAAATGGTTCCTTCCGCCGCAGAAAATCCGGGCATACAGATAATTGCCAGAGCAATAAAAAGTAGGACAGAGTAAAGCTTGCTAGTTATTTTCATGATATTTAAAACATCTTTTTTTCAAGCCGTTTGATCCAGACATCTCCCGTGTAGGTGCAGAAAAGCAGCTTGCGGCCCACATTGCCACCCACATCCATGCTGCGTGGTTTTAAATCCTGTTCTTTCAGATGCTTAAGGGCCGCGTCAACATTCCTGTTGCCGATACCCAGTGCACATGAAGGTCGCACCTGCGAATATGTCAGTCCGGTCGCTCCTCCGAAGAGTTTGACTTCCAGTTCATTCTTTTTGACCCCCAGACGGTTCATACTCTTTAGCAAATGGGTCACTGCTGTGTCCACATATCTGCATATCTGCACGGAAGGTTCGTTAACATTTTTAATTTCCGAACGCGAAGGCAGGAAAGCATGGCAGATTGCGCCTTGTCTTGTACGGGGTGAAAACATGGAAATTGCTACACAGGATCCCAGTACTGTTGATACTATGGTAGGTTTTACGCCGATATATGCATCTCCGGTATGAAGAAAGACCCGGCTTATATCAGAATTGCTCAGTGACATTGTGTTAATTTTATCCGTGGATTGTGACCGTTGATACGTCTTGTGACAATATATTACTATTGTGTTGCTGCCCAGTATTATTGTACAGTTTTTGTTTTGGCGGGTATAAAAAATAACACGGCTGGGCGCCTGTGAAAAGAATCAGTTGTTGCGGATCATCCGGAATACTTCTTCAAATTCTTCCAGGGGAGCGGCTCCGGTAACAGTTACTCCGTTGACCAGGAAAACCGGCGAAGCTGTAAAACCGAATTTGCGTGCTTCTTTGATGTCTGCATCAATGCGTGCTTTTATCTGTCCGGAATTAAGGGTTTTCCTGAGTTGTGTCATATCCGCACCACATTTTTCTGCCAGTTCATCTAGTTTTTTTGTCCCGTTTTTCTTTACGGCAATTCTGTTACTCAGAATGAGGCTGTTCAGTCTTTTGGCTTTGGCATGATCCTGCATGGCAAGTGCTTCGTAATAGCGGGCGGCAGGCAGGGACATTTTATGCAGACCGAGCGGACTGTGTCGGAAACGATAACTTATTTCAGGATATTTTTTCAGAAGTTTTTGAATTGTCTTATCTGCTTTGGAGCAGCTGGCGCTCTGAAAATCTGCAAAAACAACGATTCTGATATCCCCTTCGGGATTTCCCCAGACCGGACGGTCCGGGTGCAGCGCTGGAATTTTAGGATTTTTGAGTTGTTTGAGTCTGCCTTCCCTGATGCGGGATTTGTTCTTTTTTTCCAACCCGACCTGTAAAAGGTCATAAAGCTGTTCCTCATGCCCTTCCAGTGCTTCGAAAATAAGTTGCGGATTCTTTTTAAGAACGGCCCGAAGTTCTTCTTTGGAAATAGAATTTGCGGCTCCGGCTTTTACCGGGACGCAACTCAGCGCTAGGAGAGCGGTAAGTAGCAGGACGGGCAGAATTCGTAGCATGTGCTGCTCAGGATATTTTTTCCGCAGCGGCAAGGGCGGAATTGTAGATATTGAACATTGTTCCGAATCCAGAGATTTCAAAAACTTCGCTGATCATTCCGGTTATGTTGGCGAAAGCAATGGTGCCGTCAGTGGCTTTGAGTTTTTTGGCACAGAATAGTATGGCTCGCAGTCCTGCACTGGAAATATATTCCAGATCTCCGAGGTCAAAAACAATTTTTGTTTCTCCGTCTTCAATGCGTCTGCACATTTCGCCTTCGAGTTCAGAGGAAGTTAGGGCGTCGAGACGGCCTTTAATGCCCATAATCAGTACGTTGCCGACTTTTTTGCTGCTGATTTCCATTGCGAGTCCTTAAAAAATGGTGTGCTTTCGCTGTATAATAATAAAATAGTAAGAGACAAACTTCATCCATTTGAGGCGGTTTGTAAAGGGTAGATAAAAAACGGCGATAGATCTTTACTGGAAATTGATCCATGCCGGGACCAGTCGTCCGGCTTCGGAAAGTTCTTTTTCCAATTGCTCAATATCCGGCTCCACCTTTTTTACAAGGCGCCAGTATTTTGCCGAATGATTAAGGTGTACTGTATGGCATAGCTCGTGGATAAGTACGTAGCGGGCCAGATGGTAAGGCAGGAACATCAATTTCATATTCAGGTTGATATTACCTTTGGCGGAGCAGCTCCCCCAGCGTTTCCGCTGAGCGCGGATGAAAACCTTGCTGAAGGGCAGGTTCAGTTTTTCTGAAATTCTTTTCAGTTCCGGCACAAGGAATTGCCGCGCTTCGCTACGTACAAAATTGGTCAGCACTTTAAGTTCTTCATCCGGGGACCAGCCCGCTCCGCTCAACAGCAGTCTGTCCACATTGCGACGCATGCGCAGGCCCGGTTTCGGGTTTCTGACTCTCCTTACGGTGAAGACTTTCCCACTTGCTGCAAAACATATTTCATCAGGCAGGACCAGTTCCGGCGGGTTCAGGGAAAGTCCTTTGCCCTCCAGTCTACGGATGTTGTGGTTAATCCATTCGCGCCGCTTTTCCAGAAAGTAGGGAACATCCCTGCGGTTAACTCCCTTGGGCAGCACGACTTCAATTCCCTTGTCGGGGATAAGTTTGATAATAACGTTTTTTGCCCTCGGGCTGACCCGTACTGTATAGGGTGGAGGAAAGTCAGCCATTTGATGCCTGCTAAATTTTGACTTGTTTTATGAACGATGGAAGATTACTTTTTCCATCCCTGCCGTTGCAACGGTTTATCATAATCTCACCATTTTAAGGATTTCACGTGTCTACAAAAAGCTTCACTTCCCGTAAGATGTATATATTTTTGCTGGTTCTTACCATTGCCACCACCATCGGTTTTCAAGGATGGCGGACCCTGCTCAACAACTTTGCGGTGGAGGTTGCCGGACTGGACGGTGGACAGTTCGGGATGATCGGTTCCATCCGTGAAATTCCGGGTTTCCTTGCCCTGCTTGTAATCTACGTGCTCATGTTCATCAAGGAGCACCGTCTGGCTGCACTTTCCGTAATCGTAATGGGTTTTGGGATCTGCTTGACCGGATACCTGCCTTCCTTTGCAGGGCTGGCTTTTTCTACTCTTATCATGTCTTTTGGATTTCATTATTACGAAACCCTCAATCAGTCCCTGACCCTGCAATATTTCGGCTATACAGAGGCCCCGCTGGTTATGGGCCGTCTACGCAGTCTCGGGGCGGCAACAAATATCTGCGTGGGCGTGGTGGTTATCTCCATCTCCGGCTTAGTGGATTATCAGGGTATTTTTCTCGGAGCGGGGTTGATTGCAATTCTTGCCGGGTTTTATTGCCTGACCCGTGACCCCTCTTCCCCGGATCTGCCACCGCAGCATAAAAAGATGATTTTCCGCTCCAAGTACTGGCTCTTCTATGCTTTGACTTTTATTGCCGGGGCTCGCAGACAGATTTTTGTGGCTTTTGCTGTTTTCCTGCTGGTCAAAAAGTTCGGATTTTCATTGCAGCACATCGCAATTTTGTTCGTGGTCAATAATATTATCAATTACTTTGTAAATCCGATGATTGCCAGATGTGTAAACAAATTCGGTGAACGTAAGGTTCTGACAGTGGAGTACGCCAGCCTGTTTTTTATTTTTACAGCCTATGCATTTACCGAAAGTCCTTTTGTAGCGGCGCTGCTCTACATTCTGGATAATATTTTTTACAACTTTACGATGTCTATCAAGACCTTCTTTCAGAAGATTGCGGACAAGCCGGACATTGCACCCAGTATGGCGGTAAGTTTCACTATCAACCATGTTGCTGCTGTTTTTGTGCCCGCGCTTGGCGGGATTGCCTGGATGCAGGATTACCGTATCGTCTTTCTCGGTGCAGCGGCGATGTCGCTTGTTTCACTTGTGCTCAGCCAGTTTGTGGACCGTGAGTTACGTTTGAAGAGTCAGGTCTGATAGCGACGGCTCTTTTTCCGTTGCAGGAGAACTGGTCCGCCTGAGTGCCGGTTTTTCCTCGAACGGTGTCATTGATGAGAATTGGTTTTACGGTGCCGGGATTAGCGGTACTTCAGCTCTTGAAGAGAAGACAATAAAAAAGGCCGCAATATATTAAAATATATTGCGGCCTTTTTGTCTAAATGAATGATTCGCGAAGCGGCGAAGCCTAATAAAAGGTTTTGGGATTTTTAAACCCTTTTGCAAAAGGTTTTAAAGCTCCCGGCAGGGCCGCCTGAGGCATCTTATTTAAAAGGTGCGATAGCTTTTTTGAAACCTTCGCGGGATCTTTCGATTACTTCGGTTCCTACGCAGAAGGCGAGGCGGAAGTAGCCGGGGAAGCCGAATCCTGTTCCGGGTACGGCGAGTATTTTTTCTTCCTGCAGTGCGGCGCAGAATTTTACGTCATCACCGCCGGGTGCTTCGGGGAAGAAGTAAAAAGCGCCCTTGGGCATGGTGTAGGAATATCCGGCATCTTTTAGAACTGAATCCATGGCATTGCGGCGTTCAAGGTAGATGTTTTTATCAACCTGAGAGCCGAGGGCTTTTTCAAGCAGCTTCTGGCCTACTGCCGGTGCGTTTACAAAGCCGAGGATGCGGTTGGTGAGCACCAGACCGGCCATGAGTTTTTCTTTGCCCGGCATGTCGGGATTGAGCAGGCCGTAGCCTACACGTTCTCCGGCAAGGGAAAGGTTTTTGGAAAAGGAACTTACCACCACGCTGTAGGGGTAGAGCGGCAGTACGGAGGGTACTTCCACGTCATCGAAAGCGAGGAAACGGTATGGTTCGTCCGCAACGAGAAAGATAGGACGTTCACGGCCTTCGTTTGCTTTTTTAAGCACTGCGGCCAGACCTTCAAGTTCTGCTTTGGTGTAAATAGCCCCGGTGGGGTTGTTGGGGGAGTTGATGAGCAGCACTCGTGTTTTTTCGTTGATGGCGGCTTCAATGGCATCGAGGTCCAGCTCAAATGTCAGCGGCTTGGAGGGCACAGTAACCAGTTCGCCGCCGGAGTTCTGGGCATAGAAGCCGTATTCAACGAAATATGGGGCGGGGCAGAGAATCTGGTCGCCCGGTTCGAGGATGGCCCGGTACAGGGCGTTGATGGCACCGGCAGCACCGCAGGTGATGATCAGATCGGAACCGGATACCTCTACACCCTGTTCTTCAGAGACAGTCTTCGCCAGCTTCTCACGTACACTGGGGTAGCCGAAGTTGGGCATGTAGCCGAAAGCAAAGGGCTTGTCTGCAGTTTCGGCCAGCTCTTTGAGTCCTTCACCTACTGCCGCAGGTGCAGGGACATCCGGGTTTCCCAGTGAAAAATCACAGACTGCGTCTTCACCGTATTTTTTCTTAAGTTCTATGCCTGTTTCGAACATTTTGCGAATCCAGGATGAACATTCGATGTAACCTTCCACTTGGGTTGAAAGAAGTTTCATTTAAAATCTCCACTTTTATTATCTGCGGTTTTTATTGGAATTCCCGCTGCTGCCCTTATTCTGATAGTGTCCGCCTTTCGGCTTGCCACTGTAGTTCTTTGTGCGGGGGCGGGATCTTCTCTGGGGTCTGGGCTTTGGTGCCGGAGGCTGTTCTGGACGGGCATGCAGGGATTTCTGGTATAAACCGTCCAGAAGCATGCCCACAAGGATGCACTGTTCATCATCGTCGGCCAGTTGCCGGACCAGATTTTTATAGCGTCCGATACGTTCTTTTTCAAGAATGGTTTTTGATCGGAACTGTCCTTCAAGGATAGTGGTCAGCCTTTCGTTGATGGTTTCCAGAACCTGCTTGTCATCCGGAAGTTCGCGGACTTCAAAATTGATATTGTAGGCTGTGGCAATGCGTTGCAGCTCGATTTTCTGGATGACGTCCACAAGGGATATTGCCACTCCTGAAGAACCTGCGCGACCTGTTCTGCCTGCGCGGTGGATGTAGGATTCCTTGTCTTCCGGAGGCTCGTACATGATTACGTGGGAGAGATCCGGCACATCAATGCCGCGAGCGGCGATATCGGTGGCCACGAGGAAGCGCACTTCCCCGGTTCGCAATTGGGCCAATACCCGTTCACGTTTTGATTGCGAGAGGTCCGAGGTCAGATCTGCGGCATTGAAGCCGAAGTTGTTGAGCACGGCGCTGACGAATTCAACATTCGCTTTGGTATTACAGAAAATGATGGCCGAGGTGGGGTTTTCCATTTCAAGGATGCGCATGAGCTGGCGTTCCTTGCCCATGGAAGGCACCTCGTAATAGGCATGATCTATCTCGGTTACATGGACCTGCTTGCTGCTCAGGCTGAGCATCTGCGGTTTGTACATAAATTCTTTGGAGAGCCGGATGACGTGTTCCGGGAAAGTCGCTGAAAACATGTATGTGGAGATGGGCCTGCGCGGCAGGTAGGATTTCACTTCGCGCATATCCGGGTAGAACCCGATGGAAAGCATGCGGTCCGCTTCATCGAAAATAAGGGTTTCGAGATCTTCAAGGTCAAAGGTGCGCCGCAGCAGGTGGTCGAGGATCCTGCCCGGTGTTCCCACAACCATGTGAGCGCCTTTTTCCAGTTCTTCGCGCTGATGTCCGTAGCCGACCCCGCCGTAAACAGAGAGAACCCGCAGGCCGGAGCCTGCAAAAATCTTTTCGGCTTCACGTTCCACCTGCCGGGCCAGTTCGCGGGTAGGCACAAGGATCAGGGCCTGAGTGTAATTAATGTTGGGGTCAAGTTTCTCCAGCAGGGGCAGGACGAAAGCGCCTGTCTTTCCACTGCCTGTTTTAGCCTGTACCATGAGGTCGCGGTGGGAGAGCTGATAAGGGAGAGATTTGGATTGGACCGGGGTTAGTTTTTCCCAGCCCGTCTGGTCAAGGGCGTTCAGTATGGATGGGGGGAGTTCTTCTTTGGTGATTTCCGGAAGAGCCTCTTCTGGCTCCACTACTTTATCCGGTTCATCATGAACGCTTTCGTTTTGCATTTTCTGAGTGTCTTGGTCGTCTTTTGAATTGGTCATAAATGTTTTTCCTGTATAAACTTGAAATATCCGCTAAACACTACGCTATAAGCATTGGATTTTGCAAAGGGTATTTTGTTATGTAATTGATGTTATCGATAATTTAAATAAAAAGCTGCTCATGTAATTTACTTTAACTATTTGATCTCAATGTAAAATTGCAGGTAATCCTGAAATGTTTAAATCTGTGTCCGGGTGTTGAAATGATAGAAAAAATGATGTCCAGAAAGGTGTATTTTGTCCTCAGATGTATTCTGGCTGCCGTGTTTTTATACGCAGGAGCCGGGAAAATCATGGATGTACAAGGTTTTGCCACGGTCATCAGCGGTTATGGCCTGCTGCCCGGACAATTGAATTATGTTGCTGCGGTTGTGCTGCCTCTTGCGGAGATAGTTATCGCTCTCGGATTGCTTTTGGATGTAAAAGGAGCCCTCTCATCATATTCAGTATTGTTGCTAGTGTTCATGGCAGTGCTGGCTCATGGCATCAATATGGGGCTGGATGTTGATTGCGGTTGTTTTGCTGCCGGGGATCCGGAAGGGGAAGCTTACCATTCTCTGCGTGAAGCACTTCTGCGCGATGCGTTCCTGTTGTTGGGGTGCGGATATCTTTACCTGCTGCGCCTGGTGAAAGGGTTTCGTGCCCGGCCTGTGCAGGCTTTTGTTACTAGTCAGGAATTTTAAATTTGGAGGATGATGGAATGAAGATGGTTAAGAATATTTCTGTAATCGCTGCATTGTGCGCGCTGATGTTTGCCATGACCGGCTGCCTCGGTTCAGACAAATTCGCACAGGAAGTGGAAAAGGAAAAGGGTGCGGTCAAGCTGGTTAAGGAAGTACAGCGTGGCGGTTACGACATTATCACTACTCCCGAGCTGAAGGCTCTCCTGGATAAGAAAGAGGACATGATCATCATCGATACCATGCCCTATGAAGCCAGCTACAAAAAAGAGCATGTCCCCGGCGCCAAGCAGTTCCTGTTCCCCATTCCCGACATGGTTGAGTGGGATGTAAAGGAAACTGACGGAAAGACCAAAGAGCAGTTCATCGAATTGCTCGGACCGGATAAGGATAAGCTCATTGTGGTTTACTGCGGTTTCGTAAAATGCACCCGCAGCCACAACGGTGCCGCATGGGCCAAGAAGCTCGGCTACACCAACGTTAAGAGATACCCCGGCGGCATCTTTGCATGGAAAGGTGCTAAATATCCCGTCGGTTCCGTAAAATAAGCAATAAGAACCGGATTCCGGTTCTCTCTCCCGGCCCCGGTGCGCTGTGCTCCGGGGCTTTTTTTTTACCGTTCTATCCCCACTAGAATCCCATCAGCTTCACTGCCTTTTAAAAAAGCCTTGCCGATAGCCCTGCATGCGCTTTCCATCTTTTCTTCGGAAAAGCGGCGGCATGTTTCCAGCAATTCTCTGATGCCTTCCCCTTCCCTTTCGAATGCCCCCAGCAACCCCCGGCTGGAGATGAAAATCCGGTCCCCTTTGTGAATTTTATAAGTTGAGCAGGGTAGTAGGCCGAGGCCTAGGCTTCCTAGATTTCCGCTCTGCCTTTCAATCAGGGTGTGGCTTTTGTCTGCCCGCATCAGGATCATCGGCAATGCCCCGGCATTGACAGCGGTCAGCTTCTCCGCATCACGGTTGAAATGGACATAGCTTGCTGAAAAATCGTTTTCGCCATTGCAATCCTCCAACTGCAACCCGACGTTTCGCAGGGTTTCAGAGGGATTGAAGAGAGGACCGCTGTTTGCTGCCAGTATGGTCCGAACCTTGTTGCGTATTTTTTCAGTACTGCCCGGGGGGGTGTTCAGGAGCAGGTGGTTTTCGTTACTGTCATCCATGACGATAGCTTCATGCATGGCCGAAGCACACGGTGCAGCTGAGGAATAGAAAACAGCCCTTGCTCCGGTTGCGGGAAAAGGTGTTTCGTTTATCCGGGATGCTTCAGCTTTTTTTGCAGGTAGTTTCAGTTGCTTATCGCAGTTGTTGAGTTTGAGATGCAGCCTGATACGGTTGATGACATCTTTGTAGATGAAAGGTTTAACTATAAAGTCTACGGCCCCGGCGTCATATCCCCTTGAGGTGTTGCTGTCGTCGTCCAGCGCACTCAAAAATATTATAGGAATTTCAGATGTTTCTGGGGATAACCGTAGTACTGTTGCACATTCGAAGCCCGTTTCATCCGGCATCATTATGTCCAGCAGTATGAGGTCCGGTTTTTTTTGCTCGGCCAGTTTTCTTCCGCTGCGGCCATTTGTTGCTGTAAGGATATTGTAGCCCTGCTGGAGCAATACAATTTCAAGGAATTCCAAGTTGAAAGGCTCATCATCTACAATGAGTATGGTCGGAATATTATTTGGATAGATGGGCATTTTCTGACTCCTCTGCGTGAGTGCGTAAGGGTTATGTGCCTGTCAAAAAAGGTTCAAGCCTGTAAAAAATTTTGGGTCTGTTGAAAAAGGTGTATTTTATTCGTATTTTGTCGTTGCTAAGAAAGTTGCTGTTGCGTTAGATTGTGCCTTATTTTGATCATACAACTTTTATCAGCAGGAGTTGATAACATGCTTATTGGTATCCCTAAAGAGGTTAAGACCATGGAGAACAGAGTCTCCATGACTCCCGGAGGTGTGGAAACACTTGTGCGCCGCGGTCATGCCGTTGTGGTGGAAAAAGGCGCGGGATTGGGTTCCGGTCTTTCCGATGATGAATACATTGCCGCAGGTGCCAGAATAGGTTCTGTGGATGATGCATGGGCTGCGGACATGGTTATCAAGGTTAAAGAACCTATTGCTTCGGAATACAAATACCTGCGTGAAAACCTCCTGCTGTTTACCTATCTGCACCTTGCTGCGGACGAAGCCCTGACCAAAGTCCTGCTTGAGTCCGGTACTGCCGGGGTTGCTTATGAAACAGTCCAGCTGCCCGACGGTTCCCTGCCCCTGCTTACTCCCATGAGTGAGGTGGCAGGCCGCATGGCTGCGCAGGAAGGAGCCCTGCATCTTGAAAAGCCCAAAGGCGGGCGCGGCATCCTTGTGGGCGGTGTGCCCGGTGTTGCCCCTGCAAAAGTTATGGTGCTCGGTGGCGGCGTGGTCGGCACCAATGCGGCTAAAATAGCCGCAGGCATGGGGGCGAATGTTACCATTTTTGATGTTAACCATGCCCGTCTGCAATATCTTGACGATATTTTTAATGGCCGGGTAAACACCATGACTTCCACCGAGCCCAATATCCGTGCCGCTGTAGCTGAAGCTGATCTGGTCATTGGTGCTGTGCTCATTCCCGGTGCCA encodes the following:
- the ald gene encoding alanine dehydrogenase, yielding MLIGIPKEVKTMENRVSMTPGGVETLVRRGHAVVVEKGAGLGSGLSDDEYIAAGARIGSVDDAWAADMVIKVKEPIASEYKYLRENLLLFTYLHLAADEALTKVLLESGTAGVAYETVQLPDGSLPLLTPMSEVAGRMAAQEGALHLEKPKGGRGILVGGVPGVAPAKVMVLGGGVVGTNAAKIAAGMGANVTIFDVNHARLQYLDDIFNGRVNTMTSTEPNIRAAVAEADLVIGAVLIPGAKAPNLVTRGMLSTMKEGAVIVDVAVDQGGCVETIKPTTHTDPTYVVDGVVHYGVANMPGAVPRTSTFALVNQTLPYALQLADKGLDALRDNPSLKLGLNTMNGKLTCSAVGDAFGIESITPEEALA